The Tigriopus californicus strain San Diego chromosome 5, Tcal_SD_v2.1, whole genome shotgun sequence genome includes a region encoding these proteins:
- the LOC131880927 gene encoding glutamate-gated chloride channel-like, giving the protein MERGGVLFFLSIWSQVQCQVSFPPDCQNMSQNANKLDSSEVLPNIHIPLDYNIHAIPPVSWGGPITVNFSFNLASILDINEPKQVISLESTIRISWFDPRIKVTLPNDNKTQYILFNRNPVDHIWFPDIFVDKAKELRVPVYKIPPSYLRIYGDSQLLYSARVNYDLACPMGFEYYPVDTQECLITFESWGTTTDQMIFLWRSDDVTFNKAIKLNQHDFEISFDNTTLKSFSTGTFPSVTVRLTFRRKLTYHLLRTYLPSTLFVILAWFSMFIPLEHVPGRVTMSMTTLLTLASMFGSLSTVTPPISYTTKLDVWMVGCIVFVFATLFEFTVVIFLKYYLTGLPIVTEAGLERFHAWVNGTEFDDYDDMGDYEPSQLKKTRPMSPHINESHDIDNERTNKGLEARAEIDPTRNKQKRLSRRNNRSIMPFLSNPYDPRGQMSDLGKNGTGLSKGELQPTKARLDQNDANEQSEDQTSSKPFESKEEQKRHAGKVVLAIEKFSVIGFFFSFLVCNIFYWLDIVRTMGQVYQPNNQQT; this is encoded by the exons ATGGAACGAGGCGGTGTCTTATTCTTCTTGTCCATCTGGAGTCAAGTCCAATGCCAAGTGTCCTTTCCACCGGATTGCCAAAACATGAGTCAAAACGCCAACAAACTGGACTCATCCGAAGTCCTGCCCAATATACACATTCCATTGGACTACAATATTCATGCAATACCTCCGGTCTCTTGGGGAGGCCCAATAACCGTGAACTTCTCTTTCAATTTAGCCAGTATCCTGGACATTAATGAGCCCAAGCAAGTGATAAGCCTTGAATCGACCATTCGGATCTCGTGGTTTGATCCTCGCATAAAAGTGACCCTGCCCAACGATAATAAGACGCAGTACATTCTTTTCAATCGCAATCCAGTGGACCACATCTGGTTCCCTGATATCTTCGTGGATAAGGCTAAAGAGCTGAGGGTGCCCGTGTACAAGATTCCACCCTCGTATCTCCGCATTTACGGCGATAGTCAGCTCCTTTATTCAGCACGAGTCAATTACGACTTGGCGTGTCCCATGGGCTTTGAGTACTATCCGGTGGATACACAAGAGTGTCTTATTACCTTTGAGAGCTGGGGCACTACGACTgatcaaatgattttcttGTGGAGATCGGATGATGTCACCTTTAACAAGGCAATCAAGCTGAACCAGCACGATTTTGAGATATCCTTTGACAACACCactttgaaaagcttttccacGG GCACATTTCCTAGCGTCACCGTGCGACTCACTTTTCGCCGCAAATTAACATACCACCTGTTGAGAACGTATCTACCCTCGACTTTGTTCGTCATTTTAGCTTGGTTCAGCATGTTCATCCCTTTGGAACATGTTCCAG GACGTGTGACCATGAGTATGACGACTTTGCTCACCCTTGCTTCAATGTTTGGTTCATTATCCACGGTGACCCCTCCGATTTCTTATACCACCAAGTTAGACGTGTGGATGGTGGGTTGCATCGTCTTTGTTTTTGCCACCCTGTTCGAGTTTACGGTGgtgattttcttgaaatattatCTCACGGGTTTGCCCATCGTGACAGAGGCTGGACTGGAACGATTCCATGCTTGGGTCAATGGGACTGAATTCGATGATTATGATGACATGGGTGATTATGAGCCTTCCCAGCTCAAGAAGACGCGTCCCATGTCGCCTCACATCAATGAAAGCCATGACATTGACAATGAGAGAACAAATAAGGGCCTGGAGGCCAGAGCAGAGATTGATCCGACCAGGAACAAACAAAAGCGTTTGTCGAGAAGAAACAATCGGTCCATTATGCCCTTTCTTTCCAATCCATACGATCCTCGGGGACAGATGAGTGATTTGGGCAAGAATGGGACTGGCTTATCAAAGGGGGAACTCCAACCAACTAAAGCGAGGCTGGATCAAAATGACGCAAACGAACAGAGTGAGGACCAGACCTCGTCGAAACCATTCGAATcgaaagaggaacaaaaacgTCATGCTGGCAAAGTTGTTTTGGCCATCGAAAAATTCAGCGTTATcggattctttttttctttcctcgtTTGTAATATCTTTTACTGGCTGGACATTGTTCGTACCATGGGTCAAGTCTATCAACCAAACAACCAGCAGACGTAA